The Lewinellaceae bacterium genome has a segment encoding these proteins:
- a CDS encoding sulfurtransferase yields MYTNIINASDLKANLDHPDWVIVDCRFSLADTEEGRRNYAKSHIPGAFYAHLDDDLSSPIIQGDTGRHPLPDVQTFVELLSSWGVGEGVQVVAYDDRGGGIASRLWWMLRWLGHENAAVLNGGWQEWVKNDFPTDSAVPEKTRKSFHPTLNPDMAVPFEKVDILRAEPAYSLVDSRTAPRYRGEEEPIDPIAGHIPGAINLPFPENIGADGLFKSPEWLKARFQHAFEDKPADHIIFYCGSGVTACHNILAYHYAGLGDALLYPGSWSEWINKGEIAEKYY; encoded by the coding sequence ATGTACACAAATATCATCAATGCCTCCGATCTCAAGGCCAACCTTGACCACCCTGACTGGGTGATTGTCGATTGTCGCTTTTCTCTTGCCGATACGGAAGAAGGCCGAAGAAATTATGCTAAAAGCCATATCCCCGGTGCTTTTTATGCTCACCTGGATGACGATCTTTCCAGCCCGATCATCCAGGGCGATACCGGACGGCACCCTTTGCCGGATGTGCAGACTTTTGTTGAACTGCTTTCTTCCTGGGGCGTGGGCGAAGGGGTTCAGGTAGTCGCTTATGATGACAGAGGTGGGGGCATTGCCTCCAGGCTTTGGTGGATGCTGCGTTGGCTGGGTCATGAAAATGCAGCCGTTTTGAACGGAGGATGGCAGGAATGGGTGAAAAATGATTTCCCCACAGATAGTGCAGTCCCTGAAAAAACAAGAAAATCCTTCCACCCGACCCTGAATCCCGATATGGCCGTGCCCTTCGAAAAAGTAGATATCCTCCGGGCCGAACCCGCCTACAGCCTGGTCGATTCCCGCACAGCCCCACGCTACCGAGGCGAAGAGGAACCCATCGATCCCATTGCCGGTCATATCCCGGGAGCGATAAACCTTCCGTTCCCGGAAAATATCGGCGCGGATGGATTGTTCAAATCCCCGGAATGGCTGAAGGCCAGATTCCAGCATGCTTTTGAGGACAAACCCGCTGATCATATTATCTTTTACTGCGGTTCCGGCGTAACGGCATGCCATAACATTTTAGCCTATCATTATGCAGGGCTGGGCGATGCATTGTTGTACCCGGGATCCTGGAGTGAGTGGATCAATAAAGGGGAAATTGCGGAGAAATATTACTAA
- a CDS encoding N(G),N(G)-dimethylarginine dimethylaminohydrolase translates to MFKRAIVRTPGKSLVNGLTEANLGIPDYQRALSQHAAYIKALEACGLEVSVLEADENFPDSTFVEDVALLTPHCAIITRPGAPSRRGETDGISKLLEHFYDNIEIIEAPGTVEAGDIMMVGSHFYIGLSGRTNEAGARQVISILEKYGMRESVVSLEEVLHLKTGVTYLENNNLLATGEFLAKAVFQPFHILEIEPDEAYAANAIWVNGTVIVPEGYPKARKMIEHAGYPVLALDMSEFQKLDGGLSCLSLRF, encoded by the coding sequence ATGTTCAAAAGAGCCATCGTTAGAACGCCGGGAAAGAGTTTGGTAAACGGATTGACCGAAGCAAATTTGGGGATTCCTGATTATCAACGGGCCCTTTCCCAGCATGCAGCATACATAAAAGCACTTGAAGCCTGCGGGCTGGAAGTATCGGTTTTGGAAGCTGACGAAAATTTCCCGGATTCAACTTTTGTGGAAGATGTTGCCTTGCTGACTCCGCATTGTGCCATCATCACCCGCCCCGGTGCCCCTTCCCGAAGGGGCGAAACCGACGGAATCAGCAAACTGCTGGAGCATTTTTACGATAATATTGAAATCATAGAAGCCCCCGGAACCGTCGAAGCCGGAGATATCATGATGGTCGGGTCGCATTTTTATATCGGGCTTAGCGGCCGTACGAATGAAGCAGGCGCCCGGCAGGTGATCTCCATCCTTGAAAAATACGGGATGAGGGAATCCGTCGTTTCCCTTGAAGAAGTATTGCACCTGAAAACAGGGGTGACTTATCTTGAAAACAACAATTTACTGGCAACGGGTGAATTCCTCGCCAAAGCTGTCTTCCAACCATTCCATATCCTCGAAATTGAACCTGACGAAGCTTATGCGGCCAATGCCATTTGGGTGAACGGCACGGTTATCGTTCCCGAAGGCTATCCCAAAGCCCGCAAAATGATTGAGCATGCCGGTTATCCTGTTCTTGCTCTCGACATGTCTGAATTTCAAAAACTCGACGGGGGATTGAGTTGCCTTTCTCTGCGATTTTGA
- a CDS encoding lytic transglycosylase domain-containing protein: MNYKKYHLLPLLLLLFTASSQLIAGNPDKEIPAYDEEEIMARIESMDQTFIKTKYESVVEGYIKGYVVRHRRNAEIILGRSAMYFPIFEKYLKENNLPDVLKYLAVVESALNPRAVSVVGAGGLWQFMPETGKSYGLVINDQIDERTDIIKSTMAAMQHLASLYERYEDWALALAAYNSGAGRVNSAIRRSGTTDFWALRQYLPRETRNYVPAFIAAVYLAQYYDQHNLEPEFPSLDFQLTETVELNDFVSFFRIAQVTGVSMEVIRTLNPLYTKDFIPANEKGNYLILPRRVMPAFEAYLLAQKDGDALPMALTTPVHMKGQDDSEKPYAYSYYHLGEDEAPEQLATLLNCSVTNLSVWNEMGFNELANQKQLKVYESFQVNNVERTAELIEPLPTLGLSEVFSLGAEEGK, translated from the coding sequence ATGAATTATAAAAAATACCACCTGTTACCCTTGTTATTATTGCTTTTTACGGCCTCGTCCCAGTTGATTGCGGGCAATCCGGATAAGGAAATTCCGGCATACGACGAGGAAGAGATCATGGCAAGGATTGAGTCCATGGATCAGACTTTTATCAAAACAAAATATGAATCTGTAGTCGAAGGATATATTAAAGGTTATGTAGTTCGACACCGTCGGAATGCAGAAATCATCCTCGGCCGATCGGCAATGTACTTTCCCATTTTTGAAAAATATCTCAAAGAAAACAACCTCCCCGATGTATTAAAATACCTGGCGGTTGTCGAATCTGCCCTTAATCCAAGGGCAGTTTCTGTTGTAGGGGCCGGCGGACTGTGGCAGTTCATGCCGGAGACGGGAAAAAGTTACGGTTTGGTCATCAACGATCAGATTGACGAGCGAACAGATATCATCAAATCTACGATGGCGGCGATGCAGCATTTGGCGAGCCTTTATGAGCGTTATGAAGATTGGGCGTTGGCTTTGGCGGCGTATAATTCAGGAGCCGGTCGGGTCAATTCTGCCATAAGGAGGAGCGGCACCACGGATTTCTGGGCTCTAAGGCAATATCTGCCCCGTGAAACCAGAAACTATGTACCTGCCTTTATCGCTGCAGTTTACCTCGCACAATATTATGACCAACACAATCTCGAACCCGAATTTCCTTCCCTGGATTTTCAACTGACCGAGACCGTGGAATTGAATGATTTTGTAAGTTTTTTCAGAATAGCGCAGGTCACCGGCGTTTCTATGGAAGTGATTCGCACCTTGAACCCGCTTTACACAAAAGATTTTATTCCGGCTAATGAAAAAGGCAATTACCTGATTCTTCCCAGGAGAGTCATGCCTGCCTTTGAGGCATACCTGCTGGCGCAAAAGGATGGTGATGCCCTTCCTATGGCCCTGACGACCCCTGTACACATGAAAGGCCAGGATGATTCTGAAAAGCCTTATGCCTATTCATATTATCATCTTGGGGAGGATGAAGCTCCGGAACAACTGGCTACTCTCCTTAACTGTTCGGTCACCAACCTCTCGGTTTGGAACGAAATGGGATTCAATGAGCTGGCCAATCAAAAACAATTAAAGGTGTACGAATCCTTCCAGGTCAATAATGTAGAAAGAACTGCGGAATTAATTGAACCGCTGCCGACTTTAGGGCTTTCGGAAGTCTTTTCTTTAGGGGCTGAAGAAGGAAAGTAG
- a CDS encoding SRPBCC family protein, whose protein sequence is MKILKTLGLILAALIGLILVIAIFVPKSVKTEQAIDINAPIDVVFNAVNDLSQWENWSAWKASDSTMVTTLGETYIGETGSYSWKGEVIGEGNLTILSSTPNEEIKTEIHFGPQGSANGHWVFSAAQQGTHVDWDVTSHFKYPFNIMLLFMDFGEMMSKEFNKGLAMLKDHAEKKAAEMKPTFEIKEMDLPARYYIGIRETIKMEDITAHLAENFPKVFGAVAQKGLEMAGMPSGLYYTWDEATSTTELLQAAPLKENATIEGFETVELPASKALVIDYYGAYEGIGAAHEAMEAYLKKKGYTSRPPAIEEYVTDPGQEPDPAKWLTQLVYYIN, encoded by the coding sequence ATGAAAATTTTAAAAACTTTAGGACTGATCCTGGCAGCCCTTATCGGGCTGATTTTAGTAATTGCCATTTTTGTACCCAAAAGTGTAAAAACTGAACAGGCTATTGACATCAACGCTCCGATAGATGTCGTTTTCAACGCGGTAAATGACCTTTCCCAGTGGGAAAACTGGTCGGCATGGAAAGCCTCCGACTCCACCATGGTCACCACTCTTGGAGAAACCTACATAGGGGAAACGGGCTCTTACAGCTGGAAGGGAGAAGTAATCGGGGAAGGAAATTTAACCATTCTTTCCAGTACCCCAAACGAAGAAATAAAAACAGAAATTCATTTCGGCCCACAGGGGTCGGCCAATGGCCATTGGGTTTTTTCAGCGGCCCAACAAGGCACACATGTGGATTGGGACGTCACGTCACATTTCAAATACCCTTTCAACATCATGTTGCTGTTTATGGATTTTGGAGAAATGATGTCTAAAGAATTCAACAAAGGGCTGGCAATGTTAAAAGACCATGCTGAAAAAAAAGCAGCTGAAATGAAACCCACTTTTGAAATCAAAGAAATGGATTTGCCGGCAAGGTATTATATCGGTATCCGTGAAACGATTAAAATGGAAGACATAACCGCCCACCTTGCCGAAAACTTCCCGAAAGTATTCGGTGCGGTAGCCCAAAAAGGATTGGAAATGGCAGGAATGCCGAGTGGTTTATACTACACCTGGGATGAGGCTACCTCTACTACAGAGCTCCTCCAGGCAGCACCCTTAAAGGAAAATGCCACTATTGAAGGTTTTGAAACGGTTGAATTGCCGGCTTCCAAAGCATTGGTTATTGATTACTACGGAGCCTATGAAGGCATTGGAGCGGCCCATGAGGCCATGGAGGCTTACCTAAAGAAAAAAGGATATACGTCAAGACCTCCAGCCATTGAGGAATATGTCACCGATCCGGGGCAGGAACCCGATCCCGCTAAATGGCTGACCCAATTGGTTTATTATATTAACTAA
- a CDS encoding MoaD/ThiS family protein, with protein MKLKILTFGIARDIVEGKEIEVELREGANVADLKALLFNLYPEFERLASFAIAVNEAYRDDEYILSEGSEIVIVPPVSGG; from the coding sequence ATGAAGCTGAAAATTCTCACCTTTGGAATCGCAAGGGATATCGTGGAAGGAAAGGAAATAGAAGTTGAACTGCGTGAAGGCGCTAATGTTGCAGACCTGAAGGCTTTACTGTTTAATCTGTATCCTGAATTCGAACGGCTGGCTTCTTTTGCCATTGCCGTCAATGAAGCCTACAGGGATGATGAGTATATTTTGAGCGAAGGCAGTGAAATTGTTATCGTTCCGCCGGTGAGCGGGGGATAA
- a CDS encoding AAA family ATPase, with translation MSKLTILRPHAEQAYEKELEALIKQDKGQCPPQWLLSPQAVVTYLLGGKLDDGTEIEPKYFGPRRLIEMAVATLVTDRALLLTGIPGTAKTWVSEHLAAAISGNSKLMVQGTAGMSEEALRYGWNYARLLAEGPSEKALVPSPVMTAMELGKIARIEELTRIPSDVQDALITILSEKTLPVPELNSEVLALQGFNIIATANDRDRGVNELSSALRRRFNTIVMPLPATLEEEVTIVKHRIEKLGEPLKLPVSTAPIEEIRRLVIIFRELREGKTQDGRMRIKSPSSTLSTAEAISVIHNGQALALHFGNGQLGADDVAAGLSGAIIKDASQDKAVWQEYLETVLRERDEWKDLYKACKALM, from the coding sequence ATGTCAAAACTAACCATCCTGCGGCCGCATGCCGAGCAGGCTTATGAAAAAGAACTGGAGGCCCTTATCAAGCAAGACAAGGGGCAATGCCCGCCGCAGTGGCTATTGTCCCCGCAGGCAGTAGTCACCTATTTGCTTGGGGGCAAACTGGACGACGGGACGGAAATCGAGCCCAAATATTTTGGTCCGCGCCGTTTGATAGAGATGGCGGTGGCCACGCTCGTTACGGACCGGGCGTTGTTGCTTACGGGCATTCCGGGCACTGCCAAGACCTGGGTTTCGGAGCACCTGGCCGCGGCCATTTCCGGAAATTCCAAACTGATGGTACAGGGAACAGCCGGAATGAGTGAAGAGGCCCTGCGATATGGCTGGAACTACGCCCGCCTGTTGGCGGAAGGCCCTTCCGAGAAAGCTTTGGTGCCGAGTCCTGTGATGACCGCCATGGAGCTGGGCAAGATTGCCCGGATAGAGGAACTTACGAGAATACCTTCTGATGTACAGGATGCGCTGATCACCATTCTTTCCGAAAAAACCCTGCCGGTTCCTGAGTTGAATTCAGAGGTACTTGCACTTCAGGGCTTTAATATCATCGCTACAGCCAATGACCGGGACAGAGGGGTCAATGAATTATCCAGTGCCCTTCGGCGAAGGTTTAATACTATCGTCATGCCTTTGCCGGCCACTCTGGAAGAAGAAGTGACCATTGTGAAACACAGGATAGAGAAATTGGGGGAACCCTTAAAGCTTCCGGTTTCTACCGCTCCTATCGAAGAGATTCGTCGACTGGTGATTATTTTCCGTGAATTGCGGGAAGGAAAAACTCAGGATGGCCGGATGCGCATAAAATCACCTTCGAGTACTCTGAGTACTGCAGAGGCGATCTCTGTCATTCACAATGGGCAGGCACTGGCGTTGCACTTCGGCAACGGCCAGCTCGGGGCGGATGATGTTGCGGCGGGACTTTCGGGGGCAATAATAAAGGATGCTTCACAGGATAAGGCCGTCTGGCAGGAATACCTGGAGACGGTGCTGCGGGAAAGAGATGAATGGAAAGACTTGTACAAAGCATGTAAAGCCTTGATGTAA
- a CDS encoding metallophosphoesterase, whose amino-acid sequence MRITLFLMFIIFVSLPATFLQGQEVTKSIINNSVMIPSVYSNMHTDAEGRLYIEDDGERYYKRETAPDYTLTRMTGEPTGKASGIAFDFKDPKFEGKLVYGLIPYGDSKHPYPVYFNTSASIEKGKCFVDIAGELSGRYDMVGWEDTGKGTLGYRVVSKFGHYFYDGKVSFIAGPVFQVDTTVMEGPFVNLLHSEGATISFKTNVETVCHVKVGGHVFSDDKPVFQHEIEVSGLKPNSRYDYQVLFGSNQQQYHFKTAPKPGSRTAFSFGYASDSRAGNGGGERSMQGTNFYIVKKIMALASQQGVAFCQYTGDLISGYATEREEIDLEYANWKQAVSPFAHYLPVVATMGNHEALIYYFEKKGTTKKFRVDQFPFETKSAEAAFADHFVNPHNGPISEDNSAYDPDRTKIDFPPYDETVYYYTYDNVAMIVLNSDYFYAPSVSSYPESSGNMHGYLMDNQMEWLKNTIAMLEKDEDIDHIFVTQHTPAFPNGGHVGDDMWYGGNNNKRPYLAGKSVEKGIIERRDEYLDILVNKSTKVVAMLTGDEHNYCRTEIGPDTPIYKDDYPEEKRLKLSRTIYQINNGAAGAPYYAQEETPWTAKTSGFTTQNALVIIKVDGPSLQMQVLNPDTLEEVDEMKIR is encoded by the coding sequence ATGAGAATTACTTTGTTTTTGATGTTTATTATTTTCGTTTCCCTTCCTGCAACATTCCTCCAGGGCCAGGAAGTTACGAAAAGCATTATAAATAATTCTGTCATGATTCCTTCCGTTTATTCCAACATGCATACCGATGCGGAAGGACGATTATACATTGAAGATGACGGGGAGAGGTATTACAAAAGAGAAACGGCTCCTGATTATACCCTCACCAGGATGACGGGCGAACCGACGGGCAAAGCTTCTGGCATTGCTTTCGATTTTAAAGATCCTAAATTTGAGGGCAAACTCGTTTATGGATTAATTCCCTATGGCGATTCCAAACACCCTTATCCTGTTTATTTCAATACCTCTGCGTCCATTGAAAAGGGCAAATGTTTCGTCGATATTGCAGGGGAACTTAGCGGCAGGTATGATATGGTTGGCTGGGAAGACACAGGGAAAGGTACGCTGGGGTACAGGGTGGTCAGTAAATTTGGCCATTATTTTTATGATGGTAAAGTATCTTTTATTGCGGGTCCTGTTTTTCAGGTGGATACGACGGTGATGGAAGGGCCCTTTGTGAATTTACTGCATTCCGAAGGAGCTACCATTTCCTTTAAGACCAATGTGGAAACCGTTTGCCATGTTAAAGTAGGCGGCCATGTTTTTTCGGACGACAAGCCTGTTTTTCAACATGAAATAGAAGTGTCGGGGTTGAAACCGAACAGTAGGTATGATTACCAGGTATTGTTTGGAAGCAATCAACAGCAATATCATTTTAAAACAGCGCCAAAACCGGGAAGCCGAACCGCATTTTCCTTTGGATATGCCAGTGACTCCAGGGCCGGTAATGGCGGCGGCGAGCGTAGTATGCAAGGCACCAATTTTTATATCGTAAAAAAAATAATGGCTCTTGCCAGTCAGCAAGGAGTGGCTTTTTGTCAGTACACCGGTGACCTGATCAGCGGGTATGCCACCGAAAGGGAGGAAATAGACCTTGAGTATGCCAACTGGAAGCAGGCCGTTTCTCCTTTCGCACATTATTTGCCAGTGGTGGCTACTATGGGAAACCATGAGGCCCTGATTTATTACTTTGAAAAAAAGGGAACGACCAAAAAATTTCGGGTGGATCAGTTTCCTTTTGAAACAAAATCGGCAGAGGCGGCTTTCGCCGATCATTTTGTCAATCCGCATAACGGCCCTATAAGTGAAGACAATTCAGCGTATGACCCCGATCGGACTAAAATCGATTTTCCGCCCTATGATGAAACGGTTTATTATTACACCTATGACAATGTAGCCATGATTGTCCTCAATTCAGATTATTTTTATGCTCCCTCTGTTTCTTCTTATCCCGAATCGAGTGGCAATATGCACGGATATCTGATGGATAACCAGATGGAATGGCTGAAAAATACCATTGCGATGCTGGAAAAGGATGAGGATATTGATCACATTTTTGTCACGCAACATACTCCGGCTTTCCCCAATGGAGGCCACGTCGGGGATGATATGTGGTACGGGGGCAATAACAATAAGCGACCCTATCTGGCCGGTAAGTCAGTCGAAAAAGGCATTATTGAAAGAAGAGATGAATACCTTGATATATTGGTCAATAAAAGTACCAAAGTGGTCGCCATGCTCACCGGGGATGAACACAATTACTGTCGTACTGAAATCGGGCCGGATACGCCAATTTATAAGGATGATTATCCGGAAGAAAAAAGGCTAAAACTGTCAAGAACCATTTACCAGATCAATAACGGCGCTGCCGGGGCACCGTATTATGCTCAGGAAGAGACTCCATGGACTGCCAAAACATCAGGGTTCACCACCCAAAATGCGTTGGTAATCATCAAAGTAGATGGCCCGTCGCTTCAGATGCAGGTACTGAATCCGGACACCCTGGAAGAAGTGGATGAGATGAAAATCAGGTGA
- the ade gene encoding adenine deaminase — protein MSIIKAQIVDIHQRKIYAGEVHFENGRITAIRESDHDESTYIMPGFVDAHVHIESSMLIPSEFARMAVLHGTVATVSDPHEIGNVMGIEGVRYMIENGNKVPLKFFFGAPSCVPATSFETAGAIIDAEGIKQLLAMEEILYLAEMMNYPGVIFQDEEVVKKIRYAHEAGKPVDGHAPGVRGEDLKKYISAGISTDHECFTREEALEKINMGMKVLIREGSAARNFEALISLLPEYPERIMFCSDDKHPDDLMIGHLNELAARAIAKGNDLFDVLRAASKNPVEHYNLPVGLLQEGDPADFILTRDLKNFKIDATYINGEKVMENGTSFVKRVEATIINNFHTSEKTPDAFGLEAKSDNIRVIRAIDGELVTQSFITPAKIHQGKALADPDRDLLKMAVVNRYSDVSPALCFINGFNLKKGAIASCVGHDSHNIIAVGCDDESLCQAVNLIIQNKGGISAVFDGQSHVLPLPVAGIMTNEDGYKTGQLYGTIDALVKAEMGCNLRAPFMTLSFMALLVIPELKLSDLGLFDGKKFEFAALFV, from the coding sequence ATGTCAATCATCAAGGCTCAAATCGTAGATATCCATCAGCGCAAAATTTATGCGGGCGAAGTGCATTTTGAAAATGGCAGGATTACCGCCATCCGGGAATCCGATCACGATGAATCCACTTACATCATGCCCGGATTCGTCGATGCTCACGTTCATATTGAAAGCTCCATGCTGATTCCTTCAGAATTCGCCCGTATGGCTGTGCTCCACGGGACCGTGGCCACGGTTTCCGACCCACATGAAATCGGGAACGTCATGGGCATCGAAGGCGTGCGTTACATGATAGAGAATGGCAATAAAGTGCCTTTGAAATTCTTCTTCGGAGCCCCTTCCTGTGTGCCTGCCACCAGTTTTGAAACTGCCGGCGCCATCATAGATGCCGAAGGCATCAAGCAATTACTGGCCATGGAGGAAATTCTCTACCTGGCAGAGATGATGAATTACCCGGGCGTCATTTTCCAGGATGAAGAGGTCGTGAAAAAGATCAGGTACGCCCACGAAGCCGGCAAACCGGTGGATGGTCACGCCCCCGGTGTCCGGGGAGAAGACCTCAAAAAATATATTTCCGCCGGCATCAGCACCGACCACGAATGTTTCACCCGCGAAGAAGCCCTGGAAAAAATAAATATGGGCATGAAAGTGCTCATCCGTGAAGGAAGTGCCGCCCGCAACTTCGAGGCCCTGATCTCCTTGCTGCCCGAATACCCGGAACGGATCATGTTCTGCTCCGATGATAAACATCCCGATGACCTGATGATAGGCCACCTCAACGAACTGGCCGCCAGGGCCATCGCCAAAGGCAATGACCTCTTCGACGTGCTCAGAGCAGCATCAAAAAATCCCGTCGAGCACTATAACCTGCCCGTAGGCCTGCTCCAGGAAGGCGACCCTGCCGACTTCATCCTGACCAGGGATCTGAAAAATTTTAAAATTGATGCCACTTACATCAATGGTGAAAAAGTAATGGAAAACGGCACCAGTTTCGTCAAAAGAGTCGAGGCGACCATCATCAATAATTTCCATACCAGCGAAAAAACACCCGATGCTTTCGGACTGGAAGCCAAATCCGACAACATCCGGGTCATTCGTGCCATTGACGGGGAACTCGTCACACAAAGTTTCATCACTCCGGCAAAAATCCACCAAGGCAAAGCCCTCGCCGACCCGGACCGCGACCTCCTCAAAATGGCCGTCGTAAACCGTTACTCGGACGTCAGCCCCGCCCTGTGCTTCATCAATGGCTTCAACCTCAAAAAAGGTGCCATTGCTTCCTGCGTCGGGCACGACTCTCACAACATCATCGCCGTAGGCTGCGATGACGAATCCCTATGCCAGGCCGTCAACCTCATCATACAAAACAAGGGAGGAATTTCCGCCGTTTTTGACGGACAATCCCATGTATTGCCCCTCCCTGTCGCAGGTATCATGACCAACGAAGACGGCTACAAAACCGGCCAACTTTACGGAACCATCGATGCCCTCGTAAAAGCTGAAATGGGCTGCAACCTCCGGGCACCATTTATGACCCTTTCCTTCATGGCCCTGCTGGTCATCCCCGAACTAAAACTCAGCGACCTCGGTTTGTTCGACGGAAAGAAATTTGAATTCGCAGCCTTGTTTGTGTAA